Proteins encoded in a region of the Vicia villosa cultivar HV-30 ecotype Madison, WI linkage group LG5, Vvil1.0, whole genome shotgun sequence genome:
- the LOC131602478 gene encoding uncharacterized protein LOC131602478, which produces MEEKQRKFVCKYCFKRYPCGKSLGGHIRTHMSEQRTHNAAAAAVAAAAVADARVFKVDHAVRNKRDSSCSEGVGADGNNSYGLRENPRKTMRFVHSNHHRDRDRRHDAAAAAADMEHEMIKFCKECGKGFPSSKALCGHMASHSEKEKKINRFDQVMEDSQSDDDTDDACAVAETMNLRKSKRRIRFKSLTLSNQNQNLIQNQPSSCSVDGSSSMSEMEQEQQQEVAMCLMLLSRDFFSHKGRFVSESSDNNSAVVLETKSYISDKKIVIRNCNKFVSSNDDHHEAAEKKLKLKSVGIGVSNKSDSRDFRYASKIKIVDSKASNFEFKRPKVEEDKSGFADCKSKYNVATTGFKKPGMMNKDLDHDSRKKPNYEGFGFNNGNKNEEINEDVRNSLKYEFYGSEKDDDSSYVSTTDEESDEEISSESDSFLAAKSHNSKKKSSNKAKKKLKSKKSKEYECPICYKIFRSGQALGGHKRSHFVGGSEENTTFVIKQNAAAPCLIDLNLPAPVDE; this is translated from the coding sequence ATGGAGGAGAAGCAGAGGAAGTTTGTTTGTAAGTATTGTTTCAAGAGATATCCTTGTGGAAAGTCTCTTGGTGGTCATATAAGAACACATATGAGTGAGCAAAGAACTCACAATGCTGCTGCTGCCGCTGTTGCTGCTGCTGCTGTTGCTGATGCTCGTGTTTTCAAGGTAGATCATGCTGTTAGGAACAAGAGAGATTCGTCGTGTTCCGAAGGTGTTGGTGCTGATGGAAACAATAGTTATGGTCTTAGAGAGAATCCGAGGAAAACAATGAGGTTTGTGCATTCGAATCATCATCGTGATCGTGATCGTCGTCATGATGCTGCTGCTGCTGCTGCGGATATGGAGCATGAAATGATCAAATTCTGTAAAGAATGTGGGAAGGGATTTCCTTCGTCGAAAGCTCTTTGTGGTCATATGGCTTCTCATtctgagaaagagaaaaagatcaatagatttgatcaagTTATGGAGGATAGTCAATCTGATGATGATACTGATGATGCTTGTGCTGTTGCTGAAACAATGAATCTGAGGAAATCAAAAAGAAGAATTAGGTTCAAGTCTCTTACTCTTTcgaatcagaatcaaaatctaATTCAaaatcaaccttcttcttgttcTGTTGATGGTTCTTCATCTATGTCAGAGAtggaacaagaacaacaacaagagGTTGCTATGTGTTTGATGCTTTTGTCTAGAGATTTTTTTAGTCATAAGGGTCGTTTTGTTTCTGAATCTTCTGATAATAATAGCGCGGTTGTTTTAGAGACGAAATCGTACATTTCTGATAAAAAGATTGTTATTAGAAATTGTAACAAATTTGTCTCTAGTAATGATGATCATCATGAAGCTGCCGAGAAGAAGCTGAAGCTGAAGTCTGTTGGGATTGGTGTTTCGAATAAATCGGATTCGAGAGATTTCAGATATGCTTCCAAGATCAAAATTGtagattcaaaagcttcaaactttGAATTCAAGAGGCCGAAAGTGGAAGAAGATAAATCTGGATTCGCGGATTGCAAAAGCAAATACAATGTAGCAACAACTGGGTTTAAGAAACCAGGGATGATGAATAAGGATTTGGATCATGATTCGAGAAAGAAACCGAACTATGAAGGATTTGGTTTCAACAACGGCAACAAGAATGAAGAAATCAATGAAGATGTTAGAAACAGTTTGAAATACGAGTTTTATGGTAGCGAAAAGGACGATGATTCTTCGTATGTTTCAACAACAGATGAAGAGAGTGATGAAGAAATCAGTTCCGAAAGTGATTCATTCCTTGCTGCAAAATCTCATAACAGCAAAAAGAAATCAAGTAACAAAGCTAAGAAGAAGTTGAAGTCAAAGAAAAGCAAGGAATATGAGTGTCCAATTTGCTACAAAATTTTCAGGTCAGGACAAGCATTAGGAGGACATAAAAGATCACATTTTGTTGGAGGATCTGAAGAGAACACTACTTTTGTCATCAAACAAAATGCTGCTGCTCCTTGTTTGATTGATCTCAATCTACCTGCTCCTGTTGATGAATAA